TTGCTGGTTTCTTACAGGAAAAGAGACCCTCCTTTTTGAACAGtgattgtaaaaaacaaacaaacaaattaaattagACTTGGCTCCATCATGTCATATAAGCGTGCAAATTTTGATGGTATTAGGTTTTTCTTAAATGTTGGTAAGGGAAAGCAGTCCTCAATCTCATGCACATCACTGTAGTGAGTATTAAGtacagatgttaaaaaaaaagttatgtaAAAGGTCAAATTAATGCATTTCATAATATGACCAACATCCTGGAAAATACAACATATGTTTAGAGTAAGATAGggaaattttgtttgtttttctgcaagATTACCATGAAATTAGAGAATACTTCAAGTTACCTATGCACGACTTAAGTTTACTTACAGTATTATTATTTCCTTGTTCCTGTAAAAACATAACCCTTTATTCTGGTCTGCCtacatttaagtatttaagTGCAATTACattataattttaaatgtaacaCTTTGAAATTCCATTTGATTACAGGAATTTCCCCCTTAGTTGCGAGCCGTATTATAAAGTGCTGTTTGTAAAACCTCCAGTTATCAACCTTGTTTAATAACACGGGCTTCCTGCTTCAGTCGCTGTGCATGCTGATGTAAAACAGGGTGTTTGAGTAAGAAAAATGATCATGGCAGTACACAACACAGGTCCCAAGAGAAAGGCAGAAGACCAATGCTTCAGAAACCAGTTAATCCTAGTATGAGATGTGTTTTAAGTAGTCCAGAGTGTACTGTTGCAGTTGTTGTTTCATTCCCAAAGTGTCAGCTATTAAACTTTAAACTCGATCAGTTTGAATACAAAGTTCTTAGAGGGCATTCAGGTGTGACACTCCTGCACACAGagattttaaaacacattttttcttttattttttggacaAATGAAAGTAAAATCATTCTCTCTATTGAATATTCTTTACTACAATGTTgtaatctccaaaagttgattctgttcatctggacatagcgttttgAGTGGGAGAAACAATGTTGTACCATATGACAGATTTGACAGCAAACAaaagtacatatatatatatatatacattttctgcatttatttcAGCAATTTGTTGGCTTCTTTAGGTTCTATTACTTAAATACAGGTCAACAAACTGCATCTGAAAATTATCTTACCGCAACTCAGAATCTATATCATAAGGATACCTCAATAAGACAGCTACAGCGGTTTTCTTCACTAAATTTAAGAATGAAACTGAAAATCTGAACACagaatgtaaacaaacaaagatgCTGGTATTCTGCTTAACTCTTACTCTGCTCTCTGTCCTTCTTCGTGTCCACTTGTGGTTTTTCACTCACAGCTCAGAACCTCGTGTTTCTTCTGATTTGAAGGCACCATGAACAACACAGCAAACCTGACCTCTCATCAAGATTTGTGGCGCAATGTGACGGCTGCAAACACCACCTGGGTTTACCGTCCTGCTGTGAACTCGGCTATTAGCAATGCCACTTCAGTAGTGGTTATAATCATAGTCTTCATCACCATGATTTCACTTGGATGCACCACGGAGGTGTCTAAGATCAAGGTGACCAAGATCAGCAGTGAATTTAAATGTATATGTGGTTTGTGTATATGCAAAAAAGTATTGTGACAAAGCTTGAAAAAATTACATGTAAGTAGGATTTTCCAGGATGTCCTTATGCCTGAcaaccagagatgggcagtaacgcgttacttgtaacgcgttactgcccatgacaatgacgtaagcaagtgcgacgttcgtggaaacagctgtgtgcagatcaaaaatggataatataacgagtgcctgagagagtatgaccgtgcagcgtttaaagcgtggaagtactgaccttactttgagtttgattctgtaaaaagtgacaaaaacattagcgtccactgctcactgcgtgggaagaaaacttatttttacagcgaaaaagcCCCTAAACGTCCAAGCAAGCACCAAATACGCTGCCactggaatgtgaaattcacagagaaactgctgtatccttccactgaccgctgcggcacatctgcaccagggcaaacctccgtatgggcagaaatctgtgccatcagaaactgaatttgaataagttaaatttgaatttgaattgctcagattgaatctgaattgtaacttgaataaatgcttttgaaaactgaatttgaattagtctaatttgaaattgaatttatggtttgaaaattatcatcactaaattgaaattgaattttatattttgaaaatgaattcatttgctttgaaactgcattttatcctttaaaaattcaactctcgaataatttcagtttcactctcaccattcagtttcagttctacaattcaatttcagttccaaaatttagttttttggaacttacatccggttccgggtcaagcgcagattaatagaactacgttttactagcggaccgaaagtgttactgacgggattctacagcatcttgagctgaattaagacttcagaagtcattcgtcatgtcgaatgaccagcggataaactctcaggttggtaataaatgtattacatgtataagaacaagcgtcatgttaacaaatgatagccgtacggtaacttttatgcttattgtagctgttagctaaaaaagctaatttagcctagtttgccctgaattcagctttgacaaacaaatatgatcgactgtttctagtagaattccaaagttgtcatcttgtaccctctcagagccctgtatgcttgcagagacccctacagtagggaaacaggcaaaacggtgtccaaacctttgtatttgagctttatttatgtcttacacagcatcccaactctttagctaacctaataactttagctaaagtgaatagttagtctaatttattagtgcagcattactggatcacctgtttaaagtgatataatatgatatacaactatcactgaaacagcaaactttgtaaataaacaaacaacacttctcattctctaaacgtttggccacagctgtagattacactatcagtgcttgttcactcttgacaataattacatttccaaattctctttgtgcatttacaggtaaacaatatctaatattttatctaaatgactgctttgtctttgaaaaggtgaagagcctgaggccaGTGACAGTTCAGTTCTACTctaagtacatccttacggtggctcacaggacaaggccacattcctgtcctgccagaagagaagagaaacttcagagtcttcatgcagttcaaccacacctgtcatattccatatgacaggggtctcaaactccagtcctcaagggccggtgtcatgcaacttttccatgccctcgaggactggagtttgagacccctgccgtatggtgttcatgctgttttctaccccacagttacagcatgtctgactgcctgttcagcatatgcaaaaatatatgatgaGTTTAACCATGTGATGACtaaggccttccattatggtgtttgtcatcacgtcacagacatctggatgatcatttggaataaacaaaaaactaaaaacttgttacttcatcttttatctttattatttttattgttcttattttacatttttcattgttaggcattaggtttatttgtagtagtcctttccaacttctttccctcttccatgttactgtgtcagcttgTCAGCATCTATTTGGGTTTggaagtggaacagaaagtaaggaaatctaaagtgccattaaaaccaggagaggttcttatatttcagaagaagggattaattcaaaagaaatgacctcaatgccatattttatttaggaaccctagagagcactttgcaaaataacacattcttataatttcaccctcagatgagccaagcaacgactgtcagggaaggtgatgtaggtacagagcatgtgagagtggttaagttaatgtctcttgtctagatgaaggcacaagagggatcaatggcaaggcgtagagattcagtatcttcagtcttcagtggacactccatttctggcacaaaacacctgtaaaagatggtcgatttaggaggtgacccgacaacttcagcctgtcaaacatagcaatggagcagtatgttttaaaaaaaaaatctaattaagcatgcactcagtaccctaagaattattatggtagttaaacacagtgatagttgtatatcatattatatcactttaaacaggtgatccagtaatgctgcactaataaagactaactattcactttagctaaagttattaggttagctaaagagttgggatgctgtgtaagacataaataaagctcaaatacaaaggtttggacactgttttgcatgtttccctactgtaggggtctctgcaagcatacagggctctgagagggtacaagatgacaactttggaattctactagaaacagtcgatcatatttgtttgtcaaagctgaattcagggcaaactaggctaaattagcgtttttagctaacagctacaataagcataaaagttaccgtacggctatcatttgttaacatgacgcttgttcttatacatgtaatacatttattaccaacctgagagtttatccgctggtcattcgacatgatgaatgacttctgaagtcttaattcagctcaagatgccGTAgaatcccgtcagtaacactttcggtccgctagtaaaacgtagttctagtgatgcgcgaatcatgaacgaatcgttcaatactcgagaatcactttactgactcatgaatcatgattcacaagcccaactgactcactgactcatccctgttgctgttagcagcaatatatctagcttataattaaaattgtggagaaaaacacaacatccagtatcttaacaaaaacatttctgctctgaactggaagaaaaaaccctgagtagaagctcacatcaagacaatagctcctcggttcacagtagcatcgctctgctaacatgctaacagcacatttgagctactcaccccctcctttcctgtgctgaatggtagagccagcgagtcactcaggactcgctaaccccctccctcctgtgctgaatcgtagagccagcgagtcactcaggactcgctaaccccctccctcctgtgctgaatcgtagagccagcgagtcactcaggactcgctaaccccctccctcctgtgctgaatcatagagccagcgagtcactcaggactcgctaaccccctccctcctgtgctgaatcatagagccagcgagtcactcaggactcgctcaccccctccctcctgtgctgaatcgtagagccagcgagtcactcaggactcgctaaccccctccctcctgtgctgaatcgtagagcgaacgaatcactcactcactcaccccctccctccgggctcacagcttcttcttcttggttggcaaccaatgttaaggcgcattaccgccccctggctcacggctcagtggacatttagatgagaaaatatatacttgacacatttaaggaaaatactaataaaataaaaataaacaagataaatgttccctttagaaatttttttgctttataaaattgttgttttcttttagaatcactcatcttagcagtaggatttacatgaaaagagaaaagaaattaagtttgagtgaaaatgtacattttttgcactctctggtcaactgactcagtgaatcaaatgactcaaaaaacccgattcactttggtgagtgactcattaaaactcgattcagtaaaaagaatcaaatttaccatcactacgtagttctattaatctgcgcttgacccggaaccggatgtaagttccaaaaaactaaattttggaactgaaattgaattgtagaactgaaactgaatggtgagagtgaaactgaaattattcgagagttgaatttttaaaggataaaatgcagtttcaaagcaaatgaattcattttcaaaatataaaattcaatttcaatttagtgatgatcattttcaaaccataaattcaatttcaaattagactaattcaaattcagttttcaaaagcatttattcaagttacaattcagattcaatctgagcaattcaaattcaaatttaacttattcaaattcagtttctgatggcacagatttctgcccatacctccgcctgccccactcctgctatacaggtgaaaatagagcaacaggaccgctgagtctttgattttatttattttctgctgtgttttacgtgcatctatttgaaagagtgagtgtaaacacaaaaaactattttattttatatgctggaatgtgcagaaaataggtttaaatgttgaacaaatttcttccagtcagagaatgttgcatataatttaatatttgcttgatgcataaagttaaaagattaaaactaataaaacaagtttttaaaagagacgttttcatttgattacattttatatgatggattatgcagaaaaagtagaattgggctgaaagatctattgctttattacctatttaggggataaatcatgttttaaaaagtaactaagtaactaattacttttgaaaataagtaatcagtaaagtaacgggattacttttttctgcaagtaatcagtaattagttactgattacttttgtCAAGTAACTTGACAAACACTGCTGACAACACATTCCAGTTCCTGCAAGTCATTGCTGGCCATGTTTAGATAAAAAggataaaataagtaaatatgaTTAATGTGAAATTCTCACCACATGTCGGCAGCAAACCATGCAATCCATTCATGAGAAATGACACTGGGATAAAAGTAGtaaacacataaacatgaagaaaagGAGGTGTGAAAAGCTGTGGAAAGTCATGACGCCAGCTGAAATCAGTAAATAGAAAGCAATCCTGCCGCTTAATGCAAATTAATTTCAGCTGGTTCAGTCCAAACTGAGCCTATAAAAAGGTGTCTCACTACCAAGGTGTTACACAAGAAACATCTGATGAAGGGTAAAACCAACAAGATTTCTCAAGACCTTTGCAAGCTTATTGTTGCAAAACATAGTGATGGCATTAGTTACAGATAAATGTCTAAACTAGTGAAGGTTCCAGTGTAGCACTGTTGGGGCCATAATCTGGAAGTGGAAAGAACATCATTTCACCGTAAACTGCACATGACCAGGTGCTACCAGACAGACGAGTGAAAAGAAATATCAGAAGAGTTCAAGTCCAAGAGTCAAGGACAGAAAGACCTGGAAAGCATGTTGAAGCATGTTTAAAGTTTGCTGAACAACATTTAGATATGCATGTGAAATTCTGGAAGAATATAGTTTGGTCTGGTGACCAAAACAGAACTCTTTGGATGCCGTAATGCACACCATATTTGGAGGTGAAAAGGCACTGCACATGACCCCAAAATCACCATACCGACAGTGAAGTTTGAATTTGGGAACATCATTGAGTGGGGGTATTTTTCAGCATATGATATTGGtatgcttcatatatttgaagGGAGGAtgattggaaaaatgtactGGAACATTCTTGATGAAAATCTGCTGTCATCTACCAGGATGATGACGATAAAACAAGGGTGGACGTCCCAAACACAGATCCAAGGAAACTGTTAGTTATAGACATCCCTGGTTTtaatttctttgcatgtgtggattggatggGTTGTTAGTGACATCTGATGAGAAATCATGTCAGTAccacctttagaaatatattcaCTTAGCAAATTAGTAGTGCTCAATTCTTATTCAATACCCCCTTTGAAATGGCAAGGTGCCACCGGAATGAGCTGGAATAGGTGGCAAGAGTGAGGCAAGACTATGCTTCTCTGCTCCGACTGCTGCCCCACGACCTGAACCCGGATAAGCATtaggaaatggaaggaaggaaggactGATAATTTGATTAATTTTACTCAAACTGGAATAAAATCTTCATGTCATGGTCCGCGACTTGGCGTCTGAGGAGCGTTTGGGATGCCCAGGTGGCCACACCTTCGGGTGGGGCTGTCATCTCCGCACCTGCATCCCATTCCAGACGATCATCAGGAGGACGATTTGTCTGTGCCTTCAtctgcctgtcctcctgcccGCCTGGATTTCAGAGAAACCACCTATCATCCTCTCCGTCTCCCTGGAATCCTCTCCCACGGACACTCACCCCTCCCTCCGGTTTCCACGGTCCGGCCCCGATCGTAAGATAAATTGCTGTACCCCTGTTGTATGCCGTTATCTCCCTGCTCTCCAGTAACTCtctcccctttctgttgcagcCTTCCACGGTCCCGATCACGGTGTCCCCGTGTCGTTTATTTCCCGGTCTCTTCTGTTCAGGGCTAAAGCAGCGTGTTCCCTTTTGTTATTCCGGGTCACCTTTAGTTCAAATataaagtttgttttgtgtgcatttctgcgtattgtgtttgtttttgggtcCAGCTTGCGTGTTAGAACTGAGGTTCATGACACTTCAAATATTTACAGATACAGGATTTCTGAATAATATCTATTACAATGAATACAGAATACTGAAAGATTACCTTgttgaattgaaatgaacttGTTCATCGTAATCTAACTTTTTGAACTGTGTTATAGGTCCAGAGATATTATTTATGATCAGTTTTCTACCTTCTTCTGTTTCCAGTATCACCTCATGAAACCTAAGGGGCTGGCTATTGCAGTTGTGGCCCAGTATGTGATCATGCCTCTTACAGCCTTTTGCTTGGCTAAGGTTGGTATTATGTTAAATAAGATTAGAAATAATACACATTTATTCATCTTCATATAAAGTTACAAATACAGACAGTAGGTTATGATTTGTGTCCCACAAAGTTTTTTGACAAGGATTcataataaaaatgtgaaaattacaTTAACTGACTTAACTAGAAAGAAGattaatattaaaacaatttttttttaaaaaggcctATAAATTATTCCATACAGTATATTCAATGTAATTTATCTTCTGTTTAGCTGTTTACTTTTCTTTGACATGCTTTCGGCATACTTCACAAGAGCTGTCACTTCAGATAATAAGAATCTTTATGATATAAAGggacctgattattcaagatttTCTATGTGAGGAAATAATTTTAATTCAACTCTCAATTTAACAGGGAACCAATGGAGAGAAGCTAATATGAGAGAAATATGATTTCTCATTCTAGTCTCATTTAGTACTCTTGTTCTTCACCCTATAATATAAAGTGGCACAGTACAATTGAATTTGTGTTGCTGTACCAGTATATAACTGACACCAGATCAGCACTTGTATCTGTATTGGTATTTGCAGCACCCTGTAAAGGTGGTTATTGTGATTTTGTGTTACAGGGGTTCCAGTTCAGTGATATAACAGCTGTGGTTGTTCTGGTCTGTGGCTGCTGTCCTGGAGGAACTCTCTCCAACACAATGACTCTGGCTCTAAAGGGGGACATGAACCTCAGGTACACATGAGAAGTTATATTCttgtaatacatttatattaaaaaatgtaatttgagGTGATCATAACAGTCTCACCCTTGTCTTTTCCTTCAGCATCGTGATGACTTCCTGCTCCACATTGTTGACTATGGGTATGATGCCTCTCCTGCTCTACCTCTACTGCCAGGGTTTCCCCAGCGTGCGGAACGCTGTCCCGTATGTTCAAATCATCTTATCGTTGGTCTTGATCCTTGTGCCGTGTGGCATCGGCATCCTCATCAACACCTACAGGCCGCAGTATTCGAAGAGGATCACAAAGGTTTGTGAAGAGAATGAAGGTCAGACAGATCACTAGAACTGATTAACAGTGTTGATTAGTCAGTTGTACAGGGATGGCAAGTAAAGACTTTAATAactgatatttttaatatttgtttaacaaaacaaaacaaaacaaaacagaaaacctgaAGATTCCATCATCTTAAATACTAGGACTTACTGAGTTTTCTTCACTTGACATACGGAGAGACTGAATAACTGTGGACGCCAAGCGTCTGtatcatggtcctgggtcggtaatccagtgttttctgttttatattattaatcTTTGATTTCTTGATGTCTTTGTTAGTTCTTAGTTTTGGTTCTGTGTTCCCACTGTTCTGTGTCAGTATCGGGTCTGAGTTCTTTCAgtgtatgtttcctgttttactttgaatgtcttgtcttatgttagtgtgttcTGTTTTACTTCCTTGTCTTATCTTGCCCAATTACTGTCAGTCAGTATTTGCTGTCACGTCGTTAACGTCGGTTCACCCTAATGCTGTGTGTTTCCCTCTGAGCCTTAGTTTACTCCACTttagttttattctgttttgtatCACTTCACTGCAATAAAGCAATGTTTTTGAGTTCACGTTTTGCCtctgagtcctgcgtttgggtcctcttctcctgcctgcacacagtgATCCGTGACAGAACGACGTGACCACAGCATGAACCCAGCGGACTCAGGTTTCGCCTCGGAGGGGGAGTGTCTCACGCTGCTGTTGGATACTGCTGGCGCATAATCCACGCTGCGGATCACTACAAGAGGCTTCAAGACGTAGTGTTTTTTTATCACTTCCTGTCATCCACTACCTTTACTGTCAGTTTTTTGGACATTAAAAGGTTAACTCAAATAATAATGCATCTGAGAGCAAGCTCCTGCTTTGAGCTATTTTGCTTGAGAAGTTCGGCCAAGGAGGATTCGGCCGCCCTCCTGGGAACCCTTGCTGCTTGGTTTTTCCTGCATCAGCAGATGGTTTCCCCATCTCCATCATCCCCAGCTCACTCATTCGACCCTCCATTGCGGGGAAGACAGCTCCCTTGCCATCATCATATTACACTTGAACTATCTCCAGCAGCTTCAGCTGAGGAACCAGTTATTGGACCAGCAGCACAGAGCGCCACAGTGAGTAAAATAGACTCTGCCATCAGTATGAATTCACTCACTATGATTAGGGAAGTTGAGAGGAGTTCTTCTATGCCGACTGGCAATGTTGAGACTGTTTTTGCTGCCAAGCCACCTCTCTTTGAGAAGAAAGCTGGTGATCCTTCTTTCCTTGACTTTAAAACTGTGAAGACTGAGATCTATTCAGCTATATTCAAGACTGTTAGCTCTTCCACAGTTAGCTTTGAACCTGTGAGCTTAGAAACTGTTAAACCTGTGTCAATTAATGTAACAGCTCTGATTTCTGAGCCTGTGGACTTTGAAGATGCTGACCCAGAGTCAATGGACTCAGAAGTATTCAACCCTGAATCAGGGAGCTCAGAGTCAGGGAGTTTGGAGTTAGTCCACGCAGACTTAGTGGACCTTTCGGCCCAGTCAGGCTACATGGAGACGGAGATTCTCCCCAGTTTGTGTCTGTTGCCACCGCTGGACCCCTGGAGAAGGTAGAGCCTGCTGGGTTTCTGCCGTCAGTCCAGCCTGTAGCTCAGTCATTTACTTAACCACGTGCTCCACTTCCACCTCAACCCTCACTACAGTCAGCCGCTCAGGCTCCTACGCAATCACTCACTGAGCCTTCAGCTCAGTCAGCTGCCCAGCCCTCAGCTCAgtcagctgcccagcctccagccCAGTCTTCTACTCCATCACCTGCTTTACAACCATCACTACTGCCTTCAGCTCAGGTTGCACCCAAGTTATTAGCTCAGTCATTATCTCAGTTAGCTGTTCAGTCTCCTGTTCAGTCTCCTGTTCAGTCGCCCTCTGTTCAGTCTCCTGTTCAGTCACCCTCAGTTCAgtcccctgctcagcagccatcAGCTCATTCCCCTGCTCAGTAGCCATTAGCTCAgtcccctgctcagcagccattAGCGCAGCTTGCAGATCAGCCGTTGGTGCAGCCTGCAGTTCAGTTATTGGCTCAGGTTGCAGCTCAACAGTCACTTCAGCCACCATCTCCACCCACTCATTCTAAGGACGGAGATAGCCCTACTAAGACTTTTGTTGTCTCAGGCAAGAGCTGCATGATTTAGAGACTGTTACTctctccagggcctccccagaggctaAGTTTCAGCTCTCAGCTGACTTTGGACCCCTGGAGATGAAGTAGCCAGCGCAACCTGTTTTTCCTGGAAGCTCAACTGGACTGTCTTAGCAATTTGTCTCTGCTGTCAGCTCGGGCAAGTTAACCCTGCCACCTCCATCCTCTGCTAGAAGCTCTAGTGAGCTAATTCGGCCAGCTGAGGACTGCATCCTGCTGTTACTGCCCGAGTAGAGCCAGTGCCCTGTGCAGCTCCAACCAGCTTCGTCTCTACCAGAGGACTTCGTACCTGCTTGTCCTTTTTCTGCCTCTGCTGGAAGGTCCGAGGGCCCCCTTCAGCTATCTGCCTCCGCTGGAGGTTCCAAGAGGCCCGTCCAGCTGTCTTCTAtttccgctggagggtccgaggggcccgtccagccgtCTTCTGTTCCCGCTGGGGGTTCTGAAGAACCGCGCTAGCATCACGCCAAGTCAGATGGGGGTTCTGGTGAGCCCGGCCAGCATCTCCTCGTGTCTGCTGACGGCTCAGGTGAGTCTGTTCAGCCACCGTCAGTGGCTTCCACTCCATCACCTGCGGCCGCTGTCTGGTCttgcctcgtctggtcctgcctcgtctggtcctgcctcgtctggtcctgaCGTTGCTACACCACAATCTGGTCCTATGTCATTTGGTCCTGCGGTTGCTACGCTGCCATCTGATCCACGTCCAACACCTCAACATCGCCGGTCACTTTCCAGGCTGCTGGCTGGACGTCATC
The genomic region above belongs to Pelmatolapia mariae isolate MD_Pm_ZW linkage group LG15, Pm_UMD_F_2, whole genome shotgun sequence and contains:
- the LOC134642703 gene encoding hepatic sodium/bile acid cotransporter-like; translation: MNNTANLTSHQDLWRNVTAANTTWVYRPAVNSAISNATSVVVIIIVFITMISLGCTTEVSKIKYHLMKPKGLAIAVVAQYVIMPLTAFCLAKGFQFSDITAVVVLVCGCCPGGTLSNTMTLALKGDMNLSIVMTSCSTLLTMGMMPLLLYLYCQGFPSVRNAVPYVQIILSLVLILVPCGIGILINTYRPQYSKRITKVGIIIMLIFTVETLILTAIGIGRYVLTVLSPSLLAIAGLMPLIGYCFGYIFSAIFRLSHREGRTVSMETGCQNAPLCTTILKVAFPDEVVGPLYLFPTVYLVFQLLEAAMIIMLFWCYQRFRRKEKGYGDQS